In one window of Deltaproteobacteria bacterium DNA:
- a CDS encoding protein kinase yields MAATEGYKTCPFCYEQIRVEAIKCRYCGSDLRAGVSSASASEPSRVPLTSNLAGTLEPGTVLAGKYEILDIIGRGGMGCVYQAREVDFNVDRTVAIKVLPMDMIQEERIARRFEEEIKIAARMDHPNIVPIYTIGREGPVLFFVMKFMHGRTLKQMVRASGWLGEREMRAIGRQICDAIAYLHKNGIIHRDIKSNNIMVEDNGHAMLMDFGIAKAHGGSQLTTSGEILGTAPYMSPEQWDGQIDHRSDVYSWGVVLYEMATGELPFRSESTTELMKMVLQSPAPSPRVKRPDLSEDLCALIARCLEKPADRRYQTMGDLRDAIDGARIRDSAPPVFTDDVKTVTMGTPSPVAKLHGADAEATMREARMLADAGDLSGAVEMLGESASPEEGRSEYHELRERLLKIKEEEDAILLRAHEHMKVSEYEAAAAALAEFLEQYPSIKARDMLEQLRKVSVEISELLSMAESNRKRKKFTKARAQYDKVLRLDPNNETARQGANALVGTKTALWKSPALIISSASAIGLVVILVVMRFAAPGLFSGFLEAGGDLAHAAGCYISPPLFNATSLYRDARDLRGKDPVLDAKLTKLFEYFRNWGLEHERKGNFKKAASAFQAAWRVDPTNQAVAREYHSAKKKADGG; encoded by the coding sequence GTGGCCGCGACCGAAGGCTACAAAACCTGCCCGTTTTGTTACGAGCAGATCCGCGTCGAAGCGATCAAATGCCGCTATTGCGGTTCCGATCTGCGCGCCGGTGTCTCCAGTGCGTCCGCGTCGGAACCCAGCCGAGTCCCCCTGACCTCGAATCTCGCCGGCACGCTCGAACCCGGAACGGTGCTCGCGGGCAAATACGAAATCCTCGACATCATCGGCCGCGGCGGCATGGGGTGCGTGTATCAGGCGCGCGAGGTCGACTTCAATGTCGATCGCACCGTGGCGATCAAGGTGCTCCCGATGGACATGATCCAGGAGGAACGCATCGCGCGACGTTTCGAGGAGGAGATCAAGATCGCCGCGCGCATGGACCACCCGAACATCGTTCCGATCTACACGATCGGACGCGAAGGACCGGTTCTTTTTTTCGTCATGAAGTTCATGCACGGGCGCACGCTCAAGCAGATGGTGCGCGCTTCGGGGTGGCTCGGCGAGCGCGAAATGCGCGCGATCGGGCGACAGATCTGCGACGCCATTGCCTACCTGCACAAGAATGGCATCATCCACCGCGACATCAAGTCCAACAACATCATGGTCGAGGACAACGGCCACGCGATGCTGATGGATTTCGGCATCGCCAAGGCGCACGGCGGCAGTCAGCTCACGACGAGCGGCGAGATCCTCGGGACCGCGCCCTACATGAGCCCGGAACAGTGGGATGGCCAGATCGACCACCGCTCCGATGTCTATAGCTGGGGCGTTGTGCTCTACGAGATGGCGACCGGCGAGCTGCCGTTTCGCAGCGAAAGCACCACCGAACTCATGAAGATGGTGCTGCAGAGCCCCGCGCCGTCGCCGCGCGTCAAGCGGCCCGATCTGTCGGAGGATCTGTGCGCCCTGATCGCGCGATGTCTGGAAAAGCCGGCCGATCGGCGATACCAGACGATGGGCGATCTTCGCGACGCGATCGACGGCGCCCGCATCCGCGATTCGGCGCCTCCCGTCTTCACCGACGACGTCAAGACCGTGACGATGGGAACGCCGTCGCCTGTCGCGAAGCTTCACGGCGCGGACGCCGAAGCGACCATGCGTGAAGCCCGGATGCTGGCGGACGCCGGCGATCTGTCGGGTGCGGTGGAGATGCTCGGCGAGTCGGCTTCGCCCGAGGAAGGTCGAAGCGAGTATCACGAGTTGCGCGAGCGCCTTTTGAAAATCAAGGAGGAAGAAGACGCCATTCTTCTGCGCGCGCATGAGCACATGAAGGTCTCCGAGTACGAAGCCGCCGCCGCCGCGCTGGCCGAATTCCTGGAACAGTATCCTTCGATCAAGGCGCGCGACATGTTGGAGCAACTCCGCAAGGTCAGCGTCGAAATCAGCGAACTGCTGTCGATGGCGGAGTCGAACCGGAAAAGGAAGAAATTCACCAAAGCGCGCGCTCAGTACGACAAGGTCCTGCGTCTCGATCCCAACAACGAGACGGCAAGGCAAGGTGCAAACGCGCTCGTCGGGACGAAGACGGCGCTCTGGAAGTCACCTGCGCTCATCATTTCGTCGGCGTCGGCGATCGGTCTCGTCGTGATTCTCGTCGTAATGCGTTTCGCCGCGCCCGGCCTGTTTTCGGGTTTTCTCGAAGCCGGAGGCGATCTTGCGCACGCGGCGGGTTGCTATATTTCGCCGCCGCTCTTCAACGCGACCAGCCTGTACCGGGACGCGCGGGATCTGCGCGGAAAAGACCCCGTGCTTGACGCGAAGCTGACAAAACTTTTTGAGTACTTTCGCAATTGGGGCCTTGAGCACGAACGTAAAGGAAATTTCAAGAAAGCGGCGTCCGCGTTTCAGGCCGCCTGGCGCGTCGACCCCACGAATCAAGCCGTTGCGCGCGAATACCACTCGGCGAAGAAAAAGGCCGACGGCGGTTGA